The following are encoded together in the Chloroflexota bacterium genome:
- a CDS encoding VTT domain-containing protein, translated as MSEVETPPAERRRHKLSEYLMAAVAIIGSIAIAVGVFAFNDQIQQLGALGYPGIFIISLLSSATLFATAPGFVAVFALGKVLNPVLIGITAGAGAALGETTGYLAGVGGKAIIEDKPIYRQFHSWITRYGPLAICVMAAVPNPLFDIGGLISGATGMPLWQFVLATWIGKSIRFVILAYSGGVLLGTP; from the coding sequence ATGTCAGAGGTAGAGACCCCGCCAGCCGAAAGGCGGCGGCACAAGCTGAGTGAATACCTGATGGCGGCCGTCGCCATAATCGGCAGCATCGCGATTGCCGTCGGCGTCTTTGCGTTTAACGATCAGATTCAGCAACTCGGCGCGCTGGGCTACCCCGGCATCTTCATCATCAGCCTGCTGAGCAGTGCGACGCTCTTTGCGACTGCACCGGGTTTCGTCGCCGTCTTTGCGCTGGGCAAGGTGCTCAACCCGGTGCTGATCGGCATCACGGCCGGTGCGGGCGCGGCGCTCGGCGAGACGACCGGGTATCTCGCGGGCGTCGGCGGCAAAGCGATCATTGAGGACAAGCCGATCTACCGGCAGTTTCATAGCTGGATCACACGCTACGGCCCGCTGGCGATCTGCGTCATGGCCGCTGTGCCAAACCCACTGTTCGACATCGGCGGCCTGATCTCGGGTGCAACCGGCATGCCGCTCTGGCAGTTCGTGCTGGCAACCTGGATCGGCAAGTCGATACGGTTCGTGATTCTGGCGTACTCGGGCGGGGTGCTGCTGGGGACACCGTAA
- a CDS encoding Ig-like domain-containing protein: MTSIYRRIATLIIALTLLAGCDQNTPAPQPTPTSAPVVPQSATPAPPTPTSAPVRQPGRLFPAGLTNEALAVVSTSPADKSEDNAVTKDRARIVVQFNHPVVPLVSVAGQKDLPQPLTFQPAIQGAGEWLNTATYVYTPGQDLTAATTYTVAVKSMTDALGQSLASYAFAFKTTAPAIARRSPDDNSVFAGPSQGITVTFNTPMDTASVESRFRLLPPQGGGATGRGVGGRFEWNGPVMRFVADPPLDYDTSYSAILAAGAQDINKVAATKADVRWQFRTIKKPEVSGTAPKDGSVGNREIRSGFTLTFTSPMDKEALKLTVAPTITNQYLDWQFNANDTILHIRGNWQASQAYTVTVNGDSRGRYGDKLGKEFMARFVAPPLDPSLTLNVTGIMGMYDALGAQLIYASYVNLEKIEYSLYRVDREDFLRMAGRNAYQNFNNFRPAPANRMRDWSQAVSTPLNSYRVISTTLTTGAPLDAGVYYVEARSPSVREADRHLLVVSGLNLALKRGETEALVWATSLQTGKPVANQPVALYGPDNKVIAQGKTDANGVFRGSFPRVEPFEPIFALSESDGRVVAATGSDWNDGIGGFDYQLPMQYGSQEFYANLYTDRPVYRPGQTVYYKGILRRDNDATYSIPSDVISIPIKVRDSEGKAVLSQNVTLDRFGAFDGQVVLSEAARTGYYNINFELGAANRKYFGSVGFTVAEYRKPEFQVDVKTNKAEYANGETINLDAATTYFFGGPVADAKVQWRLLSDDYFFRPTNVKGYWDFVDTDLLLDRKRTGGVIREGKGTTDKAGNFHADVTADLRDYPLSQNFTLEVEVADINNQSVASRVTVPVHKGQIYIGLKPQKYLGTAGQEQAVDVLTVNSQGLPVASQNVSVSVYRRTWYSAREKREDGQFYWTSHYSDTLLTKQNVLTSAQGAGAAKFTPAAGGIYRIVADATDGAGNAVRSATTMWVFGSQFVNWRVDNNDRIELVSDKKQYDVGETAEILIPAPFAGGEALITIERGGILEVRRLTMAGNSEKLSVPIRAEYTPNVYVSVMLVKGRTGIAEPAQFKMGYASLDVATTQKELTVKITADKPQYAPGDKATLNIDATDGAGKPVEAEFSLAMVDKAVQSLMDEQSTPLVDAFYGRRGLAIQTATTLVRSVERLNQTVQRDAKGGGGGGGPAAAVVSPVRRDFRDTAYWNANVTTNAQGRAQVTTPLPDNLTTWNVRVKGVTAGTLVGDTSVDILSTKDLLLRPVTPRFVVTGDKARIEAVVNNNTANDITADVSLDAQGLVIAGSAKQAVTIKAKDKAKVSWDTVVGTAQNVVAKFSVTGGGLSDAAEYTLPVNREISPETVATAGQVDTKLAEQIKLPAGADRAAGELQIETSPSLAAASRSGLKYLETYSTACTEFTISRFFPNAATVLSLKKMGLERPELQKQLEAAVSRDVQRLYTLQNLDGGWGWCQSDESQPMLTAYALMALSTAQRAGFAVDATALNRAEQFLTKYLDKPVDAKLGYAYNERAFVVFALTEIGRNMTSRAVNLYEQRASLGAYGKAYLLMTLHALKQPQAQTLVAELSAAALPSATGTHWEEAKADYRTMNTNTRSTALVVMALSRADPKNALLAGAVRWLMVARKQGHWETTQETAWSVLALTEYMQASGELSGNYTYQVLLNGKLLGGDNKVDKSTIDQPVSFTVPVKDLLLDTANELLITRGAGDGKLYYSANLQYYLSAENIPALNRGVIVGRQYYAVDQATLKPTSTAIASAKVGDYVQVRLVIVAPTDLHYLVVEDAMPAGFEAVDNTLKTTSVAVQGGQLDTKPDPALASTPYARPYWTYWVQTDVRDDRVKMYATYLGRGVYEYTYMLRASLAGDFHTLPARAWQTYAPDVMGRSASTSFQVLP, encoded by the coding sequence ATGACGAGCATTTATCGCCGTATCGCAACCCTGATCATCGCGCTGACCCTGCTGGCCGGCTGCGACCAGAACACGCCGGCCCCGCAGCCGACGCCGACATCCGCGCCCGTCGTGCCGCAGAGCGCGACGCCGGCTCCGCCGACGCCGACCAGCGCGCCGGTGCGCCAGCCCGGCCGGCTCTTCCCCGCCGGCCTGACGAACGAGGCGCTCGCGGTCGTCTCCACGTCGCCCGCCGACAAGTCGGAAGACAACGCTGTGACGAAGGACCGCGCGCGCATCGTGGTGCAATTCAATCACCCGGTCGTGCCGCTCGTTTCGGTCGCCGGCCAGAAAGACCTGCCGCAGCCGCTGACGTTCCAGCCCGCCATCCAGGGTGCAGGCGAATGGCTCAACACGGCGACCTATGTCTACACGCCGGGCCAGGACCTGACGGCGGCCACGACGTATACCGTCGCCGTCAAGTCGATGACCGATGCGCTCGGGCAGTCACTCGCAAGCTATGCGTTCGCGTTCAAGACGACCGCACCGGCGATCGCGCGGCGCTCTCCCGACGACAACAGCGTGTTCGCCGGACCGTCGCAGGGCATCACGGTCACGTTCAATACGCCGATGGATACCGCTTCCGTCGAGTCGCGCTTCCGGTTGCTGCCCCCGCAGGGCGGCGGCGCCACAGGCCGCGGCGTCGGCGGGCGCTTCGAGTGGAACGGGCCGGTCATGCGCTTCGTCGCCGATCCGCCGCTTGATTACGACACGAGTTACTCCGCGATCCTTGCGGCTGGCGCGCAGGATATCAACAAGGTCGCGGCCACCAAGGCCGACGTGCGCTGGCAGTTCCGCACGATCAAGAAGCCTGAAGTATCCGGCACCGCGCCGAAAGACGGCTCGGTCGGCAACCGCGAGATCCGCTCCGGCTTTACGCTGACGTTCACCTCGCCGATGGACAAAGAGGCGTTGAAGCTGACCGTCGCGCCGACCATCACGAACCAGTACCTCGACTGGCAGTTCAACGCTAACGACACCATCCTGCACATCCGCGGCAACTGGCAGGCGTCGCAGGCGTACACTGTCACGGTCAACGGCGATTCGCGTGGCCGCTACGGCGACAAGCTCGGCAAGGAGTTCATGGCCCGCTTTGTCGCGCCGCCGCTCGATCCGTCGCTGACGCTCAACGTCACCGGCATCATGGGCATGTACGACGCGCTCGGCGCGCAGTTGATCTACGCGTCGTACGTCAATCTCGAAAAAATTGAGTATTCGCTGTACCGGGTGGACCGCGAAGACTTCCTGCGCATGGCCGGGCGCAATGCGTATCAGAATTTCAACAATTTCCGCCCCGCGCCGGCCAACCGCATGCGCGATTGGTCGCAGGCCGTCAGCACGCCGCTGAACAGCTACCGCGTCATCTCGACGACGCTCACGACCGGCGCGCCGCTCGATGCCGGCGTCTACTACGTCGAAGCGCGCTCGCCGAGCGTGCGCGAGGCGGACCGCCACCTGCTCGTCGTCAGCGGACTCAACCTGGCGCTCAAACGCGGCGAGACGGAGGCGCTCGTCTGGGCCACGAGCCTGCAAACCGGCAAGCCGGTTGCCAACCAGCCGGTCGCGCTTTATGGGCCGGACAACAAGGTGATCGCACAGGGCAAGACCGACGCCAATGGCGTCTTCCGCGGCAGCTTCCCGCGCGTCGAGCCGTTCGAGCCGATCTTTGCGCTCAGCGAGAGCGACGGCCGCGTGGTCGCAGCCACCGGCAGCGACTGGAACGACGGCATCGGCGGCTTCGACTACCAGTTGCCGATGCAGTACGGCTCGCAGGAGTTCTACGCCAACCTGTACACCGATCGGCCCGTCTATCGCCCCGGCCAGACCGTCTACTACAAGGGCATCCTGCGCCGCGACAACGATGCTACCTACAGTATCCCGTCCGATGTGATAAGCATTCCGATCAAAGTGCGCGACAGCGAAGGCAAAGCGGTGCTGTCGCAGAACGTCACGCTCGACCGCTTCGGCGCGTTCGACGGGCAGGTCGTTCTGAGCGAGGCGGCGCGCACCGGCTACTACAATATCAACTTTGAGCTCGGCGCGGCCAACCGCAAGTACTTCGGCAGCGTCGGCTTCACGGTCGCCGAGTACCGCAAGCCGGAGTTCCAGGTCGATGTCAAGACCAACAAGGCCGAGTACGCCAACGGCGAGACGATCAACCTCGACGCCGCGACGACGTACTTCTTCGGCGGCCCCGTGGCGGACGCCAAGGTACAGTGGCGCCTGTTGAGCGACGACTACTTCTTCCGCCCCACGAACGTCAAGGGCTATTGGGATTTCGTGGACACCGATCTGCTGCTGGACCGCAAGCGCACCGGCGGCGTCATCCGCGAGGGCAAAGGTACGACCGACAAGGCCGGCAACTTCCACGCCGACGTGACGGCCGACCTGCGCGACTACCCACTCAGCCAGAACTTCACGCTGGAAGTCGAAGTGGCCGACATCAACAACCAGTCGGTCGCCAGCCGCGTGACGGTGCCGGTGCACAAAGGCCAGATCTACATCGGCCTCAAGCCGCAGAAGTATCTCGGCACCGCCGGCCAGGAACAGGCCGTGGACGTCCTGACCGTGAACAGCCAGGGCCTGCCCGTAGCCAGCCAGAACGTTAGCGTGAGCGTCTACCGGCGCACTTGGTACAGTGCGCGCGAAAAGCGCGAGGACGGCCAGTTCTACTGGACCAGCCACTACAGCGACACACTGCTGACCAAGCAGAACGTGCTGACGAGCGCGCAGGGCGCCGGCGCGGCGAAGTTCACACCGGCAGCCGGCGGCATCTATCGCATCGTGGCCGATGCGACCGATGGCGCAGGCAACGCCGTGCGCAGCGCGACGACGATGTGGGTGTTCGGCAGCCAGTTCGTCAACTGGCGCGTCGACAACAACGACCGCATTGAACTCGTCTCTGACAAAAAGCAGTACGACGTCGGCGAGACCGCCGAGATCCTGATCCCCGCGCCGTTCGCGGGCGGCGAGGCGCTGATCACCATCGAGCGCGGCGGCATCCTCGAAGTGCGCCGCCTGACCATGGCCGGCAACAGCGAGAAGCTCAGCGTGCCGATCCGGGCCGAGTACACGCCCAACGTGTACGTCTCGGTCATGCTGGTCAAGGGCCGCACCGGCATCGCCGAGCCGGCGCAGTTCAAGATGGGCTACGCCAGCCTGGATGTGGCGACGACGCAGAAAGAGCTGACGGTGAAGATCACGGCCGACAAGCCGCAGTACGCGCCAGGCGACAAGGCGACGTTGAACATTGACGCGACCGACGGCGCCGGCAAACCGGTTGAGGCAGAGTTCTCGCTGGCGATGGTGGACAAGGCGGTGCAGTCGCTCATGGACGAGCAGAGCACGCCGCTGGTCGATGCGTTTTACGGTCGGCGCGGCCTGGCGATCCAGACGGCGACGACCCTCGTGCGCTCGGTCGAGCGCCTGAACCAGACCGTCCAGCGCGACGCCAAGGGCGGCGGTGGCGGTGGCGGGCCGGCCGCGGCGGTGGTATCCCCCGTGCGCCGCGACTTCCGCGACACCGCGTACTGGAATGCGAACGTGACGACGAACGCGCAGGGCCGCGCGCAGGTCACGACGCCTCTGCCGGACAACCTGACGACGTGGAACGTCCGCGTCAAGGGCGTCACGGCCGGCACGCTCGTCGGCGACACCTCGGTCGATATTCTGAGCACGAAGGACCTGCTGCTGCGGCCGGTCACGCCGCGGTTCGTGGTCACGGGCGACAAGGCGCGCATCGAGGCGGTCGTCAACAATAACACTGCCAACGATATCACCGCCGACGTGAGTCTCGACGCGCAGGGGCTTGTGATCGCCGGCAGCGCGAAGCAGGCCGTCACGATCAAGGCGAAAGACAAGGCCAAAGTGTCATGGGACACCGTCGTCGGCACGGCGCAGAACGTCGTCGCGAAGTTCAGCGTGACGGGCGGCGGATTGAGCGATGCGGCCGAGTACACGCTGCCCGTCAACCGCGAGATCTCGCCGGAGACCGTCGCGACCGCCGGGCAGGTGGACACCAAGCTCGCAGAGCAGATCAAGCTGCCGGCGGGCGCCGACCGCGCGGCGGGCGAGTTGCAGATCGAGACCAGCCCGTCGCTGGCTGCGGCCAGCCGCAGCGGGTTGAAGTATCTTGAAACGTACAGCACGGCCTGCACGGAGTTCACTATCAGCCGCTTCTTCCCGAACGCGGCCACCGTCCTGTCGCTGAAGAAGATGGGGCTCGAGCGGCCGGAACTGCAGAAGCAACTGGAGGCGGCCGTCAGCCGCGACGTGCAGCGGCTGTATACGCTGCAGAACCTCGACGGCGGATGGGGTTGGTGCCAGTCCGACGAGAGCCAGCCGATGCTGACCGCCTACGCACTCATGGCGCTCTCGACGGCACAGCGCGCCGGCTTCGCGGTCGACGCGACAGCGCTGAACCGCGCGGAGCAATTCCTGACCAAGTATCTGGACAAGCCGGTCGATGCCAAACTCGGCTATGCGTACAACGAGCGCGCGTTTGTCGTGTTCGCGCTGACCGAGATCGGCCGCAACATGACCAGCCGCGCCGTCAACCTGTACGAGCAGCGCGCCAGCCTGGGCGCGTACGGCAAGGCGTACCTGCTGATGACGCTGCACGCACTGAAACAGCCGCAGGCGCAGACGCTGGTGGCGGAACTGTCGGCGGCGGCGCTGCCGAGCGCCACCGGCACGCACTGGGAAGAGGCGAAGGCCGACTACCGCACCATGAACACGAACACGCGCAGCACCGCGCTCGTGGTCATGGCGCTGTCGCGCGCCGACCCGAAGAACGCGCTGCTGGCCGGCGCGGTGCGCTGGCTGATGGTCGCCCGCAAGCAGGGCCATTGGGAGACCACGCAGGAGACGGCCTGGTCCGTCCTCGCGCTGACCGAGTACATGCAGGCCAGCGGCGAACTGTCCGGCAACTACACCTACCAGGTGTTGCTGAACGGGAAGTTGCTGGGCGGCGACAACAAGGTGGACAAGAGCACCATCGACCAGCCGGTGTCGTTCACGGTGCCGGTCAAGGACCTGCTGCTCGACACCGCGAACGAGCTGTTGATCACGCGCGGCGCGGGCGACGGCAAGCTGTACTACAGCGCAAACTTGCAGTACTACCTGTCGGCCGAGAACATCCCGGCGCTGAACCGGGGCGTGATCGTCGGCCGCCAGTACTACGCCGTTGACCAGGCCACGCTCAAGCCGACCAGCACCGCGATCGCCTCCGCGAAGGTGGGCGACTACGTGCAGGTACGGCTGGTCATCGTGGCGCCGACCGACCTGCACTACCTCGTCGTCGAGGACGCCATGCCGGCTGGGTTCGAGGCCGTGGACAACACGCTCAAGACGACGAGCGTGGCGGTGCAGGGCGGGCAACTCGACACCAAGCCCGACCCGGCGTTGGCGTCGACGCCGTACGCGCGCCCGTACTGGACGTACTGGGTGCAGACCGACGTGCGCGACGACCGCGTAAAGATGTACGCCACCTATCTCGGCCGCGGCGTGTACGAGTACACGTACATGCTGCGCGCCAGCCTGGCCGGCGACTTCCACACGTTGCCGGCGCGCGCCTGGCAGACCTACGCGCCGGACGTCATGGGCCGCAGCGCCAGCACGTCATTCCAGGTGCTGCCGTAA
- a CDS encoding tetratricopeptide repeat protein: protein MLLTAACPRCGHPNRLDARVCDQCATPLVKLCAQCGFEGPDGFKFCGNCGAAFVQLGAASLSGARSPAAGAASDTVVAHIGKATEGERRTVTILFTDVVGFTTLSERLDPEQVYNIIGQVQQAFLAAIKRHEGWFDKFLGDGLMAIFGAPVAHEDDPPRAVRAALDMQRALRQINEELDPRLNVTLRLRMGLNAGPVVVSAMDTSMGFNYTPLGDAVNVASRLQTIAEPGSIVVSRAVYEPVKALFDFTELGSIRVRNRVEPVEIFQVAGVKRLPGQTRGIPGFQAPMVGRDAEYARLQAFAGERNARRDRGFVVVAGEAGIGKSRLTAEFRRTIEPSAARMLESASLAYGQSAYALFVALLRGLFDVGAEDRDAAQRITDYVATALDGVAPPSEVTPFILHLLSIGETATVIRYLEPAQLRQQTFLAVRDLLVAEARRQPLVLIFEDLHWIDDLSADLLLYLIRTTADAPLLFYCTSRLDAANASLSKLDKAGQSLPPGAYLRLDLQRLTPGDTDTLLGHLLRVAAPSDSLKELATHRAEGNPLYIEEILRALIDGGALRENEGRWETSPGLSLSALEVPRTLQGLLMARVDSLPEETRYLMQHAAVIGRTFPRALLQRVLEASDPGFESELRLLRDHDLIALTAQSGSAEYIFRHVLIQETVYASLLQRRRQRMHFQTATAIEALYADRIDEYAEPLAYQYTEAGDNARALPYLIRSAERAAGRYANDEAMRRYHAVVELLPATPVTPAQRVAAYTGMGEVQLVVGRYDDALQSFRNAIEIARGAGGSTARQIASIASRIGRVFMRKSNYDESLRWQETALDELDRDPDSLRSVERMRIYHEMGWVYYQRGEMDKAYQWRMRSLEIGSGTDYYAELGAAYNGLVPLFAARGDWDRARSYAVEGLRMRERISDTEGTARCYVNLANISVAQGDWNRAVEDYGRGLTLALRVGQASTTFTIYHNLGELHTLKGESAVARGYLAQARSVAESSGNVHQLCAALNNTAEVDLLEGRPAAAIETLQGSLARARETGNKPDQAQAHWLMALAQLAGANLPEAEAAAAQALTIASDAKLAPYEGRAARALGSVRRAQGRLDEARELLQRARGIFVTLKDRLEMARTDLEIASLCRASGDAAAQAESARGAEAVFVSLGAEVDRQRAAALVPQPA from the coding sequence ATGCTGCTAACGGCTGCCTGCCCGCGCTGCGGCCATCCCAACCGGCTGGACGCCCGCGTATGCGATCAGTGCGCGACGCCGCTGGTGAAGCTTTGCGCCCAGTGCGGGTTTGAAGGCCCGGACGGCTTCAAGTTCTGCGGCAATTGCGGCGCGGCCTTTGTGCAACTCGGCGCGGCGAGCCTGTCCGGCGCACGATCACCTGCAGCCGGCGCGGCGTCCGATACGGTGGTTGCCCACATCGGCAAGGCGACGGAGGGCGAGCGCCGCACCGTCACGATCCTCTTCACGGACGTCGTCGGCTTCACGACGCTGTCCGAGCGGCTTGACCCCGAGCAGGTCTACAACATCATCGGCCAGGTGCAGCAGGCGTTCCTGGCCGCGATCAAGCGACACGAGGGCTGGTTCGACAAGTTCCTCGGCGACGGCTTGATGGCAATCTTCGGTGCGCCGGTGGCCCATGAGGATGACCCGCCGCGCGCCGTGCGCGCGGCGCTCGATATGCAGCGCGCGCTGCGGCAGATCAACGAGGAGTTGGATCCCCGGTTGAACGTCACGCTCCGGCTGCGCATGGGCCTGAATGCCGGCCCTGTCGTCGTGTCGGCGATGGACACCAGCATGGGGTTCAACTACACGCCGCTGGGCGACGCCGTCAACGTCGCCTCGCGCCTGCAAACCATTGCCGAGCCGGGCAGCATCGTCGTGAGCCGGGCCGTGTACGAGCCGGTCAAGGCGCTGTTCGACTTCACCGAGCTGGGTTCGATTCGCGTTCGCAACCGCGTCGAGCCAGTGGAGATCTTCCAGGTCGCCGGTGTGAAGCGCCTGCCGGGCCAGACGCGCGGCATTCCGGGCTTCCAGGCGCCGATGGTGGGGCGCGATGCGGAGTACGCGCGCCTGCAGGCGTTTGCGGGTGAACGGAATGCGCGGCGCGACCGGGGCTTTGTGGTGGTGGCGGGCGAGGCGGGCATCGGCAAGTCGCGGCTTACCGCGGAATTCCGGCGCACGATCGAACCGTCGGCGGCGCGCATGCTGGAAAGCGCCTCGCTGGCCTACGGGCAGTCGGCGTACGCGCTGTTCGTCGCCCTGCTGCGCGGGCTGTTCGATGTCGGCGCCGAAGATCGCGATGCGGCCCAGCGCATCACCGACTACGTCGCGACCGCGTTGGATGGGGTTGCCCCGCCGTCGGAAGTGACGCCGTTCATCCTGCACCTGCTCTCTATCGGCGAGACGGCCACTGTGATCCGTTATCTCGAGCCGGCGCAGTTGCGCCAGCAGACGTTTCTGGCCGTGCGCGACCTGCTGGTCGCGGAGGCGCGCCGCCAGCCGCTCGTGCTGATCTTCGAGGACCTGCACTGGATTGACGATCTGTCGGCGGACCTGCTGCTCTATCTCATCCGCACGACCGCCGATGCGCCGCTGCTGTTCTACTGCACGTCGCGTCTCGACGCGGCGAACGCCTCGCTGTCCAAGTTGGACAAGGCGGGGCAGAGCCTACCGCCGGGCGCATACCTGCGCCTGGATCTGCAGCGACTGACCCCGGGCGACACCGACACGCTGCTGGGTCACTTGCTGCGCGTCGCGGCGCCCTCCGATTCGCTCAAGGAACTGGCGACGCACCGGGCCGAGGGCAACCCGCTGTACATCGAGGAGATCTTGCGTGCGCTGATTGATGGCGGCGCGCTGCGCGAGAACGAAGGCCGCTGGGAGACGTCGCCGGGACTCAGCCTGTCGGCGCTGGAAGTGCCGCGCACCCTGCAGGGCTTGCTCATGGCGCGCGTGGACAGCCTGCCGGAAGAGACGCGCTACCTGATGCAGCACGCCGCCGTGATCGGACGGACGTTCCCGCGCGCGCTGCTGCAGCGCGTGCTGGAGGCGTCCGATCCGGGCTTCGAGTCCGAGCTGCGCCTGCTGCGCGATCACGACTTGATCGCGCTGACGGCGCAATCGGGCAGCGCCGAGTACATCTTCCGTCACGTGCTGATTCAGGAAACGGTCTATGCCAGCCTGTTGCAGCGCCGGCGGCAGCGCATGCACTTCCAGACCGCCACGGCGATTGAGGCGCTCTATGCTGACCGCATCGACGAGTACGCAGAGCCGCTGGCGTACCAGTACACGGAGGCGGGCGACAACGCCCGCGCGCTGCCGTATCTGATCCGGTCGGCCGAGCGCGCCGCGGGCCGCTACGCGAACGACGAGGCGATGCGGCGCTATCACGCGGTCGTCGAATTGCTGCCGGCGACGCCGGTGACGCCGGCCCAGCGCGTGGCCGCATACACCGGCATGGGTGAAGTGCAGCTGGTCGTCGGCCGTTATGACGATGCGCTGCAGAGCTTCCGCAACGCCATAGAGATTGCGCGCGGCGCGGGCGGGTCCACCGCGCGCCAGATCGCCAGCATCGCCAGCCGGATCGGCCGCGTGTTCATGCGCAAGAGCAACTACGACGAGTCCCTGCGCTGGCAGGAGACCGCGCTGGATGAACTGGATCGCGACCCGGACAGCCTGCGCTCGGTCGAGCGCATGCGCATCTACCATGAGATGGGCTGGGTCTATTACCAGCGCGGCGAAATGGACAAGGCGTACCAGTGGCGCATGCGCAGCCTGGAGATCGGCTCCGGCACGGATTACTACGCGGAGCTCGGCGCGGCGTACAACGGCCTGGTGCCGCTCTTCGCCGCGCGCGGTGATTGGGACCGAGCGCGCTCGTACGCCGTCGAGGGCCTGCGCATGCGCGAGCGCATCAGCGACACGGAAGGCACCGCGCGCTGCTACGTCAACCTGGCGAACATCTCCGTGGCGCAGGGCGACTGGAACCGCGCCGTGGAGGACTACGGGCGCGGACTGACGCTGGCGCTGCGCGTGGGGCAGGCGTCGACCACCTTCACGATCTACCACAACCTGGGCGAACTGCACACGCTCAAAGGCGAGAGCGCGGTGGCGCGCGGGTACCTGGCGCAGGCGCGGAGTGTGGCCGAGAGCAGCGGCAACGTCCACCAGTTGTGTGCGGCGCTGAACAACACCGCCGAGGTCGATCTGCTCGAAGGCCGGCCGGCCGCGGCGATCGAGACGCTGCAGGGCAGCCTGGCGCGCGCGCGCGAGACGGGCAACAAGCCGGACCAGGCGCAGGCGCACTGGCTGATGGCGCTGGCGCAACTGGCCGGGGCGAACCTGCCCGAAGCCGAAGCGGCGGCCGCGCAGGCGCTGACGATTGCGTCGGATGCAAAGCTGGCGCCATACGAGGGACGGGCAGCGCGCGCGCTTGGCAGCGTGCGCCGCGCGCAGGGACGCTTGGACGAGGCGCGCGAGTTGCTGCAGCGGGCGCGCGGCATTTTCGTGACGCTCAAAGACCGGCTGGAGATGGCTCGCACCGATCTGGAGATTGCGTCACTATGCCGCGCGTCGGGCGACGCGGCAGCGCAGGCTGAGTCCGCACGCGGCGCCGAGGCGGTGTTCGTATCGCTCGGCGCGGAGGTCGACCGGCAGCGGGCCGCCGCACTGGTGCCGCAGCCAGCCTGA